One window of the Candidatus Eisenbacteria bacterium genome contains the following:
- a CDS encoding YIP1 family protein gives MDEMRRPLAEGPPWERRAAIGALRALLDTVVGSALRPTAFFRSLRPTGNLRDAALFGIGIVVLTTLVQVAWVFVVTPIPFLILSREGISPGLPLAVAFFSSWIKILSAPVLAAIGLVLLAGIFHGGLVLLGAAARPFETTLRILCYSTPPLLLGLLPFCGGTIGKAWALVLVVIGIRECHLANIGQAIVAVFLPVLVLGGCFGALLWIALAGRILFQG, from the coding sequence ATGGATGAGATGAGGAGACCGCTTGCAGAGGGCCCGCCGTGGGAGCGGCGAGCGGCGATCGGAGCGCTCCGCGCGCTGCTCGACACCGTCGTCGGATCGGCCCTCCGCCCGACCGCGTTCTTCCGCTCGCTCCGGCCGACGGGGAACCTCCGAGACGCGGCCCTCTTCGGGATCGGGATTGTTGTGCTTACCACGCTCGTTCAGGTCGCCTGGGTCTTCGTCGTCACCCCGATCCCGTTCCTGATTCTCTCCCGCGAGGGGATCTCGCCCGGCCTCCCGCTCGCGGTCGCGTTCTTCTCTTCATGGATCAAGATTCTGTCCGCGCCCGTCCTCGCGGCGATCGGCCTCGTTCTTCTCGCCGGGATCTTCCACGGAGGGCTGGTTCTTCTCGGCGCGGCGGCGCGGCCCTTCGAGACGACGCTCCGAATCCTCTGCTACTCAACGCCCCCTCTTCTCCTCGGCCTTCTCCCCTTCTGCGGAGGGACGATCGGGAAGGCGTGGGCGCTCGTCCTCGTCGTGATCGGCATCCGCGAGTGCCACCTGGCGAACATCGGGCAGGCGATCGTCGCCGTCTTTCTCCCGGTCCTCGTTCTCGGCGGCTGCTTCGGAGCGCTCCTCTGGATCGCGCTCGCCGGGCGCATTCTCTTCCAGGGGTAG
- a CDS encoding DUF2752 domain-containing protein, whose protein sequence is MASETRSARNGSSGLVWGAILGGGALATAGGARFLSETIGYSVPCPFHVFAGVPCPTCFGLRALAALGHGRIGEAIALHPFFALGAILLAAWGVISVALLLAGKRALPAAWGRTAARAALWAIPIALAVNWIYLLLWTRR, encoded by the coding sequence ATGGCGAGCGAGACGCGATCGGCGCGCAACGGCTCTTCCGGACTCGTTTGGGGTGCGATCCTCGGCGGAGGCGCGCTCGCGACGGCGGGCGGGGCGAGGTTTCTCTCCGAGACGATCGGTTATTCGGTCCCCTGCCCCTTCCACGTCTTCGCGGGAGTCCCGTGCCCGACCTGTTTCGGCCTTCGGGCGCTCGCGGCTCTCGGCCATGGACGGATCGGCGAGGCGATCGCGCTCCATCCCTTCTTCGCGCTCGGCGCGATTCTCCTCGCGGCGTGGGGCGTGATCTCCGTCGCGCTCCTCCTCGCGGGGAAGAGAGCGCTCCCCGCCGCTTGGGGACGGACCGCCGCGCGCGCGGCCCTCTGGGCGATCCCGATTGCGCTCGCCGTCAATTGGATCTACCTATTACTATGGACACGGAGATGA
- a CDS encoding DUF2007 domain-containing protein codes for MELVEVAKMQNDSEALVARSLLEANGIEAIFRATLVQSVHPITIDGVGEVRILVRPEDAERAREILSGHRGPDLPAE; via the coding sequence ATGGAGCTCGTGGAAGTGGCGAAGATGCAGAACGACTCCGAGGCGCTCGTCGCCCGGTCTCTCCTCGAGGCGAACGGAATCGAGGCGATCTTCCGCGCGACGCTCGTCCAGTCGGTACATCCGATCACGATCGACGGCGTGGGAGAGGTGCGCATCCTCGTTCGCCCCGAAGACGCGGAGAGGGCGCGCGAGATTCTCTCAGGGCATCGCGGGCCGGATCTCCCCGCTGAGTAG